A genomic segment from Legionella quinlivanii encodes:
- a CDS encoding bifunctional diguanylate cyclase/phosphodiesterase: protein MRRQEIDYQKVALAAEKVKKKGREPSLTNVCEELGIPSLTPNLSSLLEKWYHNQPEFQRSIQAPLSDNIKITTPSDIVEKNIELEKSLSLLRATLECTADGIMMVNGKGQVVDWNQKFVEMWRIPSHMLESGTESIGFEYILQQLSNPASVIADVQYLYENPDWEGELPVLHFKDGRIFERYTQPQRIGSEIVGRVYSFRDVTQKRMADEELRIRERAIEASTHGVAIIDITKPNQPIIYVNRAFERIMGYSEKQTLGQNLAHLQGTKTDHVNQKRIELAIRELREETVELESYRRGGELFWCELSVAPVSDSFGKVRHYVCILNDITQRREMERQLVRQATHDSLTELPNRVLLMDRVEQAILQARKKNSILAFLFLDLDRFKMTNDTLGHSIGDKLLQAVSNRLLIATNDFDTVARLGGDEFVILLQDIASETQAQQMAQELLHMIEKPFQVDQHSLKITGSIGISFYPKDGLDYESLMKNADLSMYHAKDSGRNSFRIFEPEMNRRVINRMQLDNALRDALKRGEFNLMYQPLIDLRTQKTVGVEALIRWNSHLLGAVSPIDFIGMAEENGLIIDIGKWVLEEACTQIKKWHAQGYDISVAVNISGRQFRQTRLPETIAEILAKTQLSAKYLELELTESLLVDDVEHAVETMYQLKDMGAKLVIDDFGTGYSSLSYLKQFPVDKLKIDRSFISELVNDQNDAAIARAIINLGHSLNLEVLAEVVETDLQKNFIIKHGCDYAQGYLFKPPQKPEDLREFFDSFKG, encoded by the coding sequence ATGCGCAGGCAAGAAATAGATTATCAAAAAGTTGCCTTAGCTGCAGAAAAAGTTAAGAAAAAGGGACGAGAGCCATCTCTGACCAATGTTTGCGAGGAACTAGGCATTCCCAGCCTAACGCCGAATCTATCTTCACTTTTAGAAAAGTGGTACCACAATCAACCTGAGTTTCAACGCTCCATTCAAGCCCCTTTATCTGATAATATCAAAATTACGACCCCATCTGATATTGTCGAAAAAAACATTGAACTGGAAAAATCCCTTTCACTGCTGCGTGCGACGCTGGAGTGTACAGCAGATGGCATTATGATGGTGAATGGAAAGGGGCAGGTGGTCGACTGGAATCAGAAGTTTGTTGAGATGTGGCGAATTCCCTCTCATATGCTTGAGTCAGGTACTGAGAGCATTGGCTTTGAATATATTTTACAACAATTGAGTAACCCCGCATCGGTTATCGCTGATGTACAGTATTTATATGAAAATCCTGACTGGGAAGGGGAGCTGCCTGTCCTGCATTTCAAAGATGGGCGAATTTTTGAACGTTATACGCAGCCGCAACGGATAGGTTCCGAAATAGTGGGGCGTGTTTACAGTTTCCGCGATGTGACTCAGAAAAGAATGGCGGATGAAGAATTAAGGATCCGTGAGCGCGCTATAGAGGCCAGCACACATGGTGTTGCGATTATTGACATTACCAAACCCAATCAGCCGATCATTTATGTCAACAGAGCGTTTGAACGCATTATGGGCTATTCAGAGAAACAGACTCTGGGTCAAAATCTCGCGCATCTTCAAGGCACTAAAACCGATCACGTCAATCAAAAACGAATTGAACTGGCTATTCGTGAATTGCGCGAGGAAACCGTTGAGCTTGAAAGCTATCGCCGTGGAGGCGAGTTGTTCTGGTGTGAGCTTAGCGTGGCTCCCGTAAGCGATTCCTTTGGAAAGGTTCGGCATTATGTCTGTATTCTTAATGATATTACCCAACGCCGTGAAATGGAAAGGCAATTGGTACGGCAGGCGACCCATGACTCTCTGACCGAGCTGCCTAATCGGGTATTGCTTATGGACAGGGTCGAACAGGCTATATTGCAGGCTCGTAAAAAAAACAGCATCCTGGCTTTTCTCTTTTTAGACCTGGATCGGTTTAAAATGACTAATGATACATTGGGACATAGTATTGGTGATAAGTTATTGCAGGCCGTATCCAATCGTCTGTTGATTGCAACGAATGATTTTGACACTGTAGCTCGCCTGGGAGGCGATGAATTTGTCATTCTGCTGCAAGATATAGCAAGTGAAACTCAAGCCCAGCAGATGGCGCAGGAATTGCTGCACATGATTGAAAAGCCTTTTCAGGTGGATCAGCACAGTCTTAAAATCACCGGCAGTATTGGTATCAGCTTTTATCCTAAAGATGGACTTGATTATGAGTCGTTAATGAAAAATGCTGACTTATCCATGTACCATGCTAAAGACAGCGGCAGAAACAGTTTCCGCATTTTTGAGCCGGAGATGAATCGGCGGGTTATTAACCGCATGCAGCTCGATAATGCATTGCGCGATGCCCTGAAACGAGGTGAATTCAATTTGATGTATCAGCCGCTGATTGATCTAAGGACTCAGAAAACTGTCGGTGTCGAGGCCCTGATTCGCTGGAACAGTCATTTATTAGGCGCAGTTTCTCCTATCGATTTTATAGGCATGGCCGAGGAGAATGGCCTCATCATTGATATTGGTAAATGGGTATTGGAAGAAGCCTGTACCCAAATAAAAAAATGGCATGCACAAGGCTATGACATCAGCGTGGCTGTTAATATCTCAGGAAGGCAATTTCGCCAGACCCGCTTACCTGAAACAATTGCCGAAATCCTCGCTAAAACTCAGTTGTCCGCGAAATATCTTGAGCTTGAGCTGACAGAAAGCCTATTGGTTGATGATGTGGAGCATGCAGTCGAAACTATGTATCAGTTGAAAGATATGGGTGCGAAATTAGTTATTGATGATTTTGGTACAGGGTATTCCAGCTTGTCTTATCTCAAGCAGTTCCCTGTTGATAAACTAAAGATAGATCGTTCGTTCATTAGTGAACTGGTAAATGATCAAAATGATGCGGCAATCGCCAGAGCAATTATTAATCTGGGACATAGCTTAAATCTTGAAGTGCTGGCTGAGGTTGTTGAAACCGATTTACAGAAAAATTTTATTATTAAGCATGGCTGCGATTATGCCCAGGGCTATTTATTCAAACCACCACAGAAACCTGAAGATCTACGCGAATTTTTCGATTCGTTCAAGGGTTGA
- a CDS encoding FAD-dependent oxidoreductase: MKKISIIGSGLVGTLLSIYLARRGYEVHVYEARSDPRIAIADKGRSINLAMSCRGLTGLTEVGLYNTVKKLLVPMRARAIHEQNGDIKYQSFGRHRDEYINAVQRNELNNLLLDEASRHPQIHQYFDIKIIDLDLDKKILYFQHQGGETEPHPYELLIGADGAASFVRQTMAEQNKISATRSFLPYGYKELSLSNQSSQQFAPEHLHLWPRDSYLLLGNPNTDDSITGSLFLPQQGKNSFSELDNELKVNQFFKSAFPDAFTSMPDLIEEFFGHPTGNMSTIKCEPWHYQDHCLLIGDAAHGIVPFFGQGMNCGFEDCRILDHLLNQYQDDWSKVMPAFFKTRKPNTDAVSMMSMDNYHEIQTDIRDEHFNLKKRLEQELMHHYPDVYISKHVLVMFTNTPYAQAHAIGVLQKELLDEICANTKEINSIKWNEINQLMEQYDKKLANLRLI; the protein is encoded by the coding sequence ATGAAAAAAATAAGTATAATCGGGTCTGGCCTGGTAGGTACTCTGTTATCGATTTATCTGGCAAGGCGAGGATATGAGGTTCATGTGTATGAGGCTCGGTCTGACCCCAGAATTGCCATAGCAGATAAGGGGCGCTCAATCAATCTGGCGATGTCTTGCCGTGGACTTACCGGTTTAACGGAGGTGGGTTTATATAATACAGTCAAAAAGTTGCTGGTTCCAATGCGTGCTCGAGCTATTCATGAGCAAAATGGTGATATTAAATATCAATCCTTTGGCCGTCATCGGGATGAATATATTAATGCCGTGCAACGTAACGAGCTCAATAATTTGTTGCTGGATGAAGCGTCCAGGCATCCGCAGATTCATCAATATTTCGATATTAAAATTATCGATTTGGATCTGGATAAGAAAATTCTATATTTTCAACATCAGGGAGGCGAGACTGAGCCGCATCCATATGAGTTATTAATTGGTGCAGATGGGGCCGCTTCATTTGTCCGGCAAACAATGGCTGAACAAAATAAGATAAGCGCAACGCGAAGTTTCCTGCCCTATGGTTATAAAGAGCTATCGCTTAGTAATCAAAGCAGCCAGCAGTTTGCGCCTGAGCATCTGCATCTCTGGCCCAGAGACTCTTACTTGCTTCTGGGCAATCCCAACACAGATGATTCCATTACAGGTTCCTTATTCTTACCACAGCAAGGAAAAAACAGCTTCAGCGAGCTGGATAATGAGTTGAAAGTTAATCAATTTTTTAAATCTGCGTTTCCTGATGCCTTCACCTCGATGCCGGATCTGATTGAAGAATTTTTTGGTCATCCAACCGGTAATATGAGCACTATAAAATGTGAGCCCTGGCATTATCAGGATCATTGTCTGTTAATTGGCGACGCGGCTCATGGGATTGTTCCTTTCTTTGGTCAGGGTATGAACTGCGGCTTTGAGGATTGCAGGATCCTTGACCATCTGCTCAATCAATACCAGGATGACTGGTCGAAAGTGATGCCCGCTTTTTTTAAAACACGCAAGCCGAATACCGATGCGGTATCTATGATGTCGATGGATAACTATCATGAAATACAAACTGATATTCGTGATGAGCATTTTAACTTGAAAAAAAGGCTTGAGCAGGAACTTATGCATCATTATCCCGATGTATATATTTCCAAGCATGTTCTGGTGATGTTCACCAATACGCCCTACGCACAAGCGCATGCTATAGGCGTGTTGCAAAAAGAGCTGTTAGACGAAATATGCGCAAATACCAAGGAGATTAACAGTATTAAGTGGAATGAAATAAATCAACTGATGGAACAGTATGACAAAAAATTGGCGAACTTGCGGTTAATATAA
- a CDS encoding FAD-binding protein, protein MQPREWSSIQIRQCAKTGGQSLLSDERSRAFFGEDFGRLKQQLPAAAVVPANVDRLQDIVRYANQNKLPLTIRGNGLSQGGQALSISGGVVVHLQELNNVLDKREHSIWVEANATWSDLIKRSLKTSEIPYVVPYNAHLSIGGVLSAGGVGASSFRFGSATAHVNALEVVTANGEKQIVDANSPLFHACLGGQGRFGIITKAEIRLRICKKQVRTFFLSYLDKDNWLRDMKNLQEEVDYLEFFCTPAIQGARLTSKGRLPFAEWLYGLHIAIEYENEAPELENFVSKISPWKVSHVQEEDISSFLHRHDSRFQSMKLSGQWGLQHPWFECFLSGESLFSELQDLLAMLPVYYATVLQIVPIRKIEPTGFFMLPDTNDDIYAVMILNPGLPGFLIPGCLETIQLLDRRFLPGGGKRYLSGYLGENIPSHYWQQHFGEKYENWIKLKEEMDPNQIFCSHLHNGKQ, encoded by the coding sequence ATGCAGCCAAGGGAATGGAGTAGCATACAAATCAGGCAGTGCGCAAAAACAGGAGGACAAAGCTTGCTTAGCGACGAGCGTTCTCGTGCCTTCTTTGGAGAGGATTTTGGTCGCTTGAAACAGCAACTACCTGCCGCTGCGGTAGTTCCTGCTAATGTAGACAGGCTGCAGGATATCGTTCGCTATGCCAATCAGAATAAACTACCTTTGACTATACGCGGAAATGGTTTAAGTCAGGGTGGGCAGGCCCTTAGCATATCAGGCGGCGTGGTTGTCCACTTGCAGGAGCTCAATAATGTATTGGACAAGCGGGAGCATTCTATCTGGGTTGAAGCGAATGCGACCTGGTCTGATCTCATAAAAAGATCACTCAAAACTTCTGAAATTCCTTATGTAGTTCCTTACAATGCCCATCTGTCGATTGGCGGTGTGTTATCGGCAGGAGGTGTGGGCGCTTCTTCTTTTCGCTTTGGCAGCGCGACCGCACATGTGAATGCCTTGGAAGTGGTGACTGCAAACGGGGAAAAGCAGATTGTCGATGCCAATTCGCCTTTATTTCATGCATGTCTTGGAGGCCAGGGGCGTTTTGGAATTATAACTAAAGCAGAGATTCGGTTACGGATTTGTAAAAAACAGGTGCGGACTTTCTTTTTGTCGTATCTCGACAAAGACAACTGGCTTCGAGATATGAAAAATCTTCAGGAAGAGGTTGATTATCTGGAATTTTTTTGTACGCCTGCTATTCAGGGCGCTCGCCTGACGTCAAAGGGGCGCTTGCCATTTGCGGAATGGTTATATGGACTTCACATAGCAATCGAATATGAAAATGAAGCTCCTGAACTGGAGAATTTTGTCTCAAAAATATCACCCTGGAAAGTAAGCCATGTGCAGGAGGAAGATATATCCTCTTTTTTACATCGTCACGATTCACGTTTTCAATCGATGAAATTATCAGGACAATGGGGGTTGCAACATCCCTGGTTTGAATGTTTTTTATCGGGAGAGTCACTTTTTTCTGAGTTACAGGACTTACTGGCGATGCTTCCCGTCTATTATGCAACGGTTTTGCAGATAGTGCCTATCCGCAAAATAGAACCTACCGGCTTTTTTATGTTGCCTGATACCAATGATGACATCTACGCTGTAATGATCTTGAATCCTGGTTTACCCGGATTTTTGATTCCAGGCTGCCTTGAAACCATCCAGTTACTGGATCGCCGATTCCTCCCGGGTGGAGGAAAACGTTATCTTTCAGGCTATTTGGGTGAAAATATTCCTTCTCATTATTGGCAACAGCATTTTGGAGAAAAATATGAGAATTGGATCAAATTGAAAGAGGAAATGGATCCCAATCAAATCTTTTGTTCACATCTGCATAACGGCAAGCAATAA
- a CDS encoding outer membrane protein assembly factor BamD: protein MKRFQCFILISLVITLTACTSWWSKDDDDSNNPFKGMSAEQLYSGAKSAMAKEEYATAAKRLEALESMYPFSDYAEEAQMNLIYAYYKKEDYPSAAATAERFIHLYPRARHVDYAYYMKGLANFQQNRGTFASQLPLDESWRDPGTQLQSYSDFATLVERFPNSRYKANALQRMIYLRNMFAQHELNVAQFYYERKMYVAAAERASYLVKNYPQAPSAKEALVVLYRANSQMGLKKAAEDALAVYQATYHSQPNLDA from the coding sequence ATGAAAAGATTTCAATGTTTTATCCTCATCTCTTTGGTAATTACCCTGACAGCCTGCACAAGCTGGTGGAGTAAGGACGACGATGACAGTAATAATCCTTTCAAGGGGATGTCTGCTGAACAATTATATAGTGGAGCCAAATCTGCAATGGCCAAAGAGGAGTACGCTACTGCGGCCAAGCGCCTGGAAGCCCTGGAGTCTATGTATCCCTTCAGCGATTACGCCGAAGAAGCGCAGATGAATCTCATTTATGCTTATTATAAGAAAGAGGATTATCCTTCGGCTGCAGCTACGGCAGAGCGATTCATCCATCTTTATCCGCGCGCTCGCCATGTCGATTATGCTTACTACATGAAGGGTCTGGCCAATTTCCAGCAAAATCGCGGAACCTTTGCCAGCCAGCTGCCTCTGGATGAATCGTGGCGGGATCCGGGAACCCAGCTTCAATCCTATTCTGATTTTGCGACTTTAGTGGAGCGTTTCCCCAATAGCCGTTATAAAGCGAACGCTTTACAGCGTATGATTTATCTTAGAAATATGTTTGCCCAACATGAACTGAATGTTGCACAATTCTATTATGAAAGAAAAATGTATGTAGCTGCTGCAGAGCGTGCCAGCTATCTGGTAAAGAATTACCCACAGGCGCCCAGCGCAAAAGAGGCTTTAGTCGTTCTGTATCGTGCTAATTCCCAAATGGGTTTAAAGAAGGCAGCGGAGGATGCTTTGGCAGTCTACCAGGCTACCTATCATAGCCAACCCAATCTCGATGCCTGA
- a CDS encoding nitric-oxide reductase large subunit has translation MTIAEASLSGPAETDPVSDVLKWVLLLTAIISFILLFWGTLKTYEAAPPLPQKILSSDGQVLMTASDIVAGKAGFQKADLMDYGSLYGMGSYFGEDYTAKYLVRLGQLVENEVSAETLSKPLASLSEGNRYEIRMKMQNQLKTIDLSQPDLTLSPALSKAIRELQIEITQALLSHDFTAGWTKAYSLNSQTALQTANFLIYSSLTTVANRPGKNFSYTNNWPYQPEVGNIPTPSTFYWTWISFCFVFLGFGVVLYIYHRYLSEPDVGIKTPFLLEFKPLTPSQQAVGKYFVFVILVLLLQIGVGALMAHSYAEREAFYGINISTFLPFNFLRDVHIQTPIVWIGVAWISAAIFLAPIISGQEAKGQKWLVDILFWVTLFIVAGAIIGNYLSIMGYIDKGWFWFGNQGLSYLQLGRFWQIGFCVGLFLWCFIVFRGMWPGWVQLKSASIEFWTGRIRLENLFWASTINIAILYCFGMIPLTGIEKSFTITDFWRWWVVHLWVEQSFEFFTVCATAYLLMGVGLASRRLVERTVYFEAILIFLGGVLGTGHHWYWTGTPEIWIPLGTMFSFIEVLPLTLLIINSIEELQLIRKQKVFSYNLTYLYILGAASWNFIGAGVFGGGTLNAPLINYYEHGTFLSLNHAHTALFGAFGLLALGLIYFCLRYAAGSTQPWSDKLGTWAFWLYNVGLILWILLNFFPIGWAQLMDVYQHGFAHSRSLEFYNTTLLWQWLRTPGDVLFALGALVMACDFIIKLRPFFPISQLFLQRKNRKMISRPVS, from the coding sequence ATGACAATTGCGGAAGCCTCTCTAAGTGGTCCGGCCGAAACGGATCCCGTTTCTGATGTCTTAAAATGGGTCTTACTTCTGACAGCCATCATTTCCTTCATCCTCCTCTTTTGGGGTACATTGAAAACTTACGAGGCAGCCCCCCCTCTCCCCCAGAAAATTCTATCATCCGATGGTCAGGTTCTGATGACAGCCTCTGACATTGTGGCTGGTAAAGCTGGATTTCAAAAAGCGGATTTAATGGATTACGGAAGTTTATATGGAATGGGTTCTTATTTTGGAGAAGATTACACGGCCAAATACCTTGTTCGTCTTGGTCAACTAGTTGAAAATGAAGTCTCTGCAGAAACATTATCCAAACCTTTAGCAAGCCTTTCTGAAGGCAATCGATATGAAATTCGAATGAAGATGCAAAATCAGCTAAAAACAATCGATTTGTCACAACCTGACTTAACACTTTCTCCTGCTTTGAGTAAGGCAATACGAGAGCTTCAAATTGAAATTACCCAGGCATTACTCAGCCATGATTTCACAGCAGGATGGACAAAAGCCTACAGTCTAAACAGTCAGACGGCCTTGCAGACCGCAAATTTTCTGATCTATTCCTCTCTCACCACCGTGGCAAACAGACCAGGTAAAAATTTTTCCTATACGAATAATTGGCCTTACCAACCGGAAGTCGGCAATATTCCTACCCCTTCTACATTCTATTGGACGTGGATTTCATTTTGCTTTGTTTTTCTTGGTTTTGGAGTAGTGCTTTACATATACCATCGTTATCTAAGCGAACCCGACGTAGGTATTAAAACCCCTTTTTTATTGGAGTTTAAACCTCTGACACCTAGTCAGCAGGCAGTAGGTAAGTATTTTGTCTTTGTGATACTGGTCTTATTGCTTCAAATTGGCGTAGGCGCCCTGATGGCCCATTCTTATGCGGAACGCGAGGCCTTTTATGGAATCAATATTTCAACATTCCTGCCTTTTAATTTTTTAAGAGATGTCCATATCCAAACCCCGATCGTATGGATTGGGGTTGCCTGGATTAGTGCGGCGATTTTTCTGGCGCCTATCATCAGTGGTCAAGAAGCGAAGGGACAAAAATGGCTTGTAGATATTCTCTTCTGGGTAACCTTATTTATTGTCGCTGGAGCTATTATTGGGAATTACTTAAGTATTATGGGATATATTGACAAAGGCTGGTTTTGGTTTGGCAATCAAGGCTTATCCTACTTGCAATTAGGACGTTTTTGGCAGATTGGCTTTTGTGTCGGGTTATTTTTGTGGTGTTTCATTGTCTTTCGAGGCATGTGGCCTGGCTGGGTGCAACTAAAATCTGCAAGTATTGAGTTCTGGACAGGACGCATACGCCTTGAAAATCTTTTTTGGGCAAGTACCATTAATATCGCCATCCTATATTGCTTTGGAATGATACCATTAACTGGTATCGAAAAATCATTTACTATCACTGATTTCTGGCGCTGGTGGGTCGTTCATTTATGGGTCGAACAATCATTTGAGTTTTTTACGGTTTGTGCTACTGCCTATCTTTTGATGGGCGTTGGTTTAGCTTCAAGACGATTGGTAGAGCGAACCGTATACTTCGAGGCTATTCTTATCTTTCTGGGAGGCGTATTAGGCACAGGTCATCATTGGTACTGGACTGGTACTCCAGAAATATGGATCCCTTTAGGAACCATGTTTTCCTTTATTGAAGTATTACCTTTAACCTTGCTTATCATAAATTCTATTGAGGAATTACAACTAATCAGAAAGCAAAAGGTTTTTTCCTACAACCTGACTTATCTGTATATCTTAGGGGCTGCCTCCTGGAACTTTATTGGTGCCGGTGTCTTTGGTGGCGGAACCTTAAATGCACCCCTAATCAATTATTACGAACATGGAACATTTCTAAGTCTCAATCATGCCCATACTGCTTTATTCGGCGCATTCGGACTTCTGGCTTTAGGCCTTATTTACTTTTGCTTAAGATATGCAGCGGGAAGTACACAACCCTGGAGCGACAAATTAGGGACCTGGGCTTTTTGGCTTTATAACGTTGGATTGATCTTATGGATTTTACTGAACTTTTTCCCAATTGGCTGGGCGCAATTAATGGATGTATATCAACATGGGTTTGCTCATTCAAGAAGTTTGGAGTTTTATAATACAACTCTACTGTGGCAATGGCTAAGAACTCCAGGGGATGTCCTGTTTGCGCTTGGCGCTCTGGTAATGGCCTGCGACTTTATCATAAAGCTGAGGCCATTCTTTCCCATCTCTCAACTCTTTTTGCAAAGAAAAAACAGGAAAATGATTTCGCGCCCTGTATCATAA
- the tehB gene encoding SAM-dependent methyltransferase TehB: MDNLICYKKTEIDNHGKLKFFLEKHSTKEGTWGQLSLTNGVIDFIFLNGEGQELSRYRLDKDHPQLSIPPAAWHKIIPVSEQFNVILEFYCMPQRYFSKKYGLGMVHSDLLYVYQTYLSHTKSSSVLDIGCGSGRNLLYLAKMGHSVSGIDKNKAALESLSEIAQQEALSEIDIQLHDLNHPLSLKAENYDIIFSTVSLQFLKPERVPDLLIELQQLTAKDGYHFLVFPIQADSYPMPDSFTYLPQKNELYHFYQDCGWSLLEYKESVGHLHKPDESGKKIPGVFGFLLAQKLS, translated from the coding sequence ATGGATAATTTAATTTGCTATAAAAAAACAGAAATAGACAATCATGGGAAGTTAAAATTTTTTCTGGAAAAACATAGCACAAAAGAAGGAACCTGGGGACAACTGTCACTGACTAATGGCGTAATTGATTTCATATTTCTAAATGGCGAAGGTCAGGAACTCTCACGTTATCGTCTCGATAAAGACCATCCTCAATTATCTATTCCACCTGCCGCCTGGCATAAAATCATACCTGTCAGTGAACAGTTTAATGTGATTCTTGAGTTTTACTGCATGCCCCAACGTTATTTCTCCAAAAAATATGGCCTGGGGATGGTACATAGTGATCTCCTCTATGTGTATCAAACCTATCTAAGTCATACTAAAAGCTCATCTGTTCTTGATATAGGATGTGGTTCTGGGAGAAATTTACTCTATTTAGCGAAGATGGGGCATTCTGTCAGTGGGATTGATAAAAACAAGGCTGCTTTAGAGAGTCTTAGTGAAATAGCCCAACAAGAAGCACTTTCTGAAATAGATATACAATTACATGATCTAAATCATCCCTTAAGTTTGAAGGCAGAAAATTATGACATTATTTTTTCAACAGTAAGCTTACAATTTTTAAAACCGGAACGGGTGCCGGATTTGCTAATTGAGCTTCAACAGCTGACTGCAAAAGATGGATATCATTTTTTAGTATTTCCAATCCAGGCAGACTCATATCCCATGCCTGATTCTTTCACCTATTTACCTCAAAAAAATGAACTATATCATTTTTATCAGGATTGTGGCTGGTCTCTGCTTGAATATAAAGAGTCGGTAGGTCATTTACATAAGCCGGATGAATCTGGAAAAAAAATCCCCGGTGTCTTTGGTTTTTTACTTGCGCAAAAACTATCTTAA
- a CDS encoding recombination-associated protein RdgC, producing MWFNNALVYQYELKEEIDFASLLAEDILKPCPPHARFVYGWLPTNADELVHEVAGCIYICLGKEERILPRGVINRMLAERIQALETQQGRVVKRSEKAQIAEDLEFELLPKSFCVQKRLPAFFDTVSKRLVINTSSDNQASQLLGLLRKSIPGIQFEPLFFPENLASRFSEWINDPSTLPAPFQLASDCLLFAPDDEKKRVNCKGYELPAEEIITLLAQGLTTAEISLVWNERIQLTLTHDLSFKRLKSLEYLIDEFNEIKDLEEDFQQRDAALTLLCGELRGLVDDLTKGLSSTTASENLENETIATEVAQPQEMEAEVPW from the coding sequence ATGTGGTTTAATAATGCACTCGTATATCAATACGAACTAAAAGAAGAAATCGATTTTGCCAGTCTGTTAGCAGAAGACATACTAAAACCCTGCCCACCTCATGCCCGTTTTGTTTATGGCTGGTTACCAACAAATGCAGATGAATTAGTACATGAAGTAGCAGGCTGCATATATATATGCCTTGGAAAAGAAGAACGCATTCTCCCTCGTGGCGTGATTAATCGTATGCTGGCTGAGCGTATCCAGGCTTTGGAGACACAGCAGGGTCGAGTAGTAAAACGCAGCGAGAAAGCGCAGATTGCCGAAGATCTTGAGTTTGAATTACTTCCCAAATCATTCTGTGTGCAAAAACGCCTGCCAGCCTTTTTTGACACGGTCAGCAAGCGGCTTGTTATCAACACATCCAGTGATAATCAGGCTTCCCAGCTTCTCGGGCTTTTACGTAAATCCATCCCAGGAATTCAATTTGAACCGCTGTTTTTTCCGGAAAACCTGGCATCCCGCTTTTCAGAGTGGATTAATGATCCCTCAACTCTGCCCGCGCCTTTTCAACTAGCCTCTGACTGCCTGCTCTTTGCGCCGGATGATGAAAAAAAACGCGTTAATTGTAAGGGTTACGAATTACCCGCTGAAGAAATCATTACCCTGCTGGCCCAGGGATTAACAACAGCTGAAATCTCTTTGGTATGGAATGAACGGATTCAGCTGACCTTAACTCATGATCTGAGCTTCAAACGCCTGAAAAGTCTGGAGTATTTGATCGATGAGTTTAATGAAATAAAAGACCTGGAAGAAGATTTTCAACAACGCGATGCTGCACTAACCCTTTTATGTGGAGAGTTGAGAGGTCTGGTTGATGATCTGACAAAAGGACTAAGTTCAACTACTGCATCTGAAAACCTGGAAAATGAAACAATTGCAACGGAAGTCGCTCAGCCTCAGGAAATGGAAGCAGAAGTTCCCTGGTAG